From Solwaraspora sp. WMMD1047, the proteins below share one genomic window:
- a CDS encoding SGNH/GDSL hydrolase family protein, producing MAAESSQRWIGTWATALTRPNPGLVPSWAEEGFEAQTLRQVVRISAGGKAVRLTLSNYFGATPLRLAGVTVALSGGGARVLPGTLHHVTFDGARAASVPAGGELVSDAVRMPVRNLESLTVTAYLPERTGPATYHSWAGATSYRAPGDHRTAVPGDAFTETTQSWYYLAGVDALSTSRHAGTVATFGDSITDGYASTPDANNRYPDELAELRRSLGVLNLGISGNRLLSDSPCLGESGVGRFARDVLTKPGLRAVVVQHGINDIGSRGTLPCIGEVPIITAQDLIEGHRDVIRQARAHGLTVIGGTLLPYKGAAYYRAEGEAIREEVNAWIRSSGEFDAVVDFGAVLADPQDIDQLNPAYDSGDHLHPNDAGYRAMGEAVHWVLDRALD from the coding sequence GTGGCAGCGGAATCGTCACAGCGGTGGATCGGCACCTGGGCGACGGCGCTGACCCGACCGAATCCCGGACTCGTACCCAGTTGGGCGGAGGAGGGTTTCGAGGCGCAGACGCTGCGCCAGGTCGTCCGGATCAGCGCCGGCGGGAAGGCCGTCCGGCTGACCCTGTCGAACTATTTCGGGGCGACACCGCTGAGGCTGGCGGGTGTGACTGTCGCGCTGAGTGGTGGGGGAGCGCGGGTGCTGCCCGGGACGCTGCACCACGTGACGTTCGACGGGGCGAGGGCGGCCAGCGTGCCGGCCGGCGGCGAGCTCGTGAGCGACGCGGTCCGGATGCCGGTACGGAATCTGGAATCCCTGACCGTGACGGCCTATCTGCCGGAACGGACCGGGCCGGCCACGTATCACTCCTGGGCGGGTGCGACCAGTTACCGCGCCCCCGGTGATCACCGCACCGCCGTACCCGGTGACGCCTTCACCGAGACCACACAGAGCTGGTACTACCTCGCCGGGGTGGATGCGCTGTCGACGTCACGGCACGCCGGCACGGTGGCGACCTTCGGCGATTCGATCACGGACGGATACGCCTCGACGCCCGACGCGAACAACCGCTACCCGGACGAGTTGGCCGAACTACGCCGGTCGCTCGGCGTGCTGAATCTCGGGATCAGTGGCAACCGGCTGCTCAGTGACAGCCCGTGCCTCGGGGAGAGCGGAGTGGGGCGGTTCGCCCGGGACGTGCTCACGAAACCGGGACTGCGGGCCGTGGTGGTTCAGCACGGCATCAACGACATCGGTTCAAGAGGCACCCTGCCGTGCATCGGTGAGGTGCCGATCATCACCGCGCAGGACCTGATCGAGGGACACCGCGACGTCATCCGGCAGGCACGCGCGCATGGTCTCACCGTGATCGGGGGAACCCTGTTGCCGTACAAAGGGGCGGCCTATTACCGGGCGGAGGGAGAGGCGATCCGGGAGGAGGTGAACGCCTGGATACGCTCCTCGGGTGAATTCGACGCCGTCGTCGACTTCGGCGCCGTCCTGGCGGATCCCCAGGACATCGACCAGCTCAACCCCGCGTACGACAGCGGCGACCACCTGCATCCCAACGACGCCGGGTACAGGGCGATGGGCGAAGCGGTCCATTGGGTGCTCGACCGGGCACTCGACTGA
- a CDS encoding type I polyketide synthase, whose translation MADEEILRGYLKRATIELQEARRRLRELESGAGEPLAIVGMSCRFPGDVSSPDDLWRLVAEERDAIAAFPDDRGWPVNRLLGSSPADAMSRQGGFLRDGAGFDAAFFGIGPREALAMDPQQRLMLEVAWEAVEHARVDPTTLAGTSTGVYLGLTHSPYAPGAYESPPAGLEDYLPTGSVSNIASGRVAYVLDLKGPALTVDTACSSSLVALHLACQALRRQECTLALAGGVAFMSTPSVFVEFHRRQALARDGRCRSFAAAADGMGFAEGVGVLLVERLSDARRNGHRVLALVRGSAINQDGATNGMAAPNGVAQQEVIRRALADAGLSADQVDAVEAHGSGSVFGDPVEAEALIGTYGQDRSTDEPLWLGSYKSNVGHAAAAAGVGGVIKMVMAMCHGRLPRTLHVDQPSPLINWSEGAVALLTESRPWPETGRPRRAGVTAIGASGTNAHVILEQAPPEETLPGPAPDTSATVPSVLPWVLSARSAPALRTQAGRLAALLDSEPGLTPADVGFSLATTRSLFRHRAVLLAGSTVEFRAGLDAVMADDPTDQVFTGARLSGATAVLFPGNSDPGVPGGGGWRDLSAAFPRFGDSLTEVCAELDVRLDNRAGRPLRSLLLDGDDAGPAAGHPRLGEAARFALQTALFQLLGSFGIVPDQVAGTGIGEIAAAHAAGVLSLPDACALVVTYLREEDMRDTAGKVAFAFAALPVVSGRTGTTVADERLRSPDHWAGAPYPAQPLGDPLRARGVARCLGLGAEGEVADALGPPRPDTTWHVAALRADVPQPVGFLRLLAEAHVQGTSVDWRPAFAGTGARPTDLPTYAFEHRRYWLDPGIPAAGPDVGAGSVRVPLAGLGSVAPGFADDVARLALTDPPAARQALLAELFATTTALLGLADEERDDRRPTFGAVRLNEIGLDSLMAVRLRDWLQTDLRSDVPLDRLLGGATAGEVVDLVCAQLAARGLVATAGETAEETGFEVLTL comes from the coding sequence ATGGCGGATGAAGAGATCCTACGGGGCTACCTGAAAAGGGCGACCATCGAACTGCAGGAGGCCCGCCGTCGGTTACGGGAGCTGGAGTCGGGTGCCGGGGAGCCGCTCGCGATCGTCGGCATGAGCTGCCGCTTCCCGGGCGACGTATCGTCGCCGGACGACCTGTGGCGACTGGTGGCCGAGGAGCGCGACGCCATCGCTGCCTTCCCCGACGACCGCGGCTGGCCTGTGAACCGCCTGCTCGGTTCTTCGCCGGCGGACGCGATGTCCCGTCAAGGTGGGTTCCTCCGGGACGGCGCCGGCTTCGACGCCGCGTTCTTCGGCATCGGCCCTCGCGAGGCGTTGGCCATGGACCCTCAGCAACGGCTGATGCTGGAGGTGGCGTGGGAGGCCGTCGAGCACGCCCGCGTCGACCCGACCACCCTGGCCGGCACGTCGACGGGCGTGTACCTGGGCCTCACCCACAGTCCCTACGCGCCGGGCGCGTACGAGAGTCCGCCCGCAGGTCTGGAGGACTATTTACCGACCGGCAGTGTCAGCAACATAGCCTCCGGACGGGTGGCCTACGTGTTGGACCTCAAGGGTCCCGCCCTCACCGTCGACACCGCGTGCTCGTCCTCGCTCGTCGCGCTGCACCTGGCCTGCCAGGCGCTGAGGCGGCAGGAGTGCACCTTGGCGCTGGCCGGCGGCGTGGCCTTCATGTCCACCCCGTCGGTCTTCGTCGAGTTCCACCGGCGGCAGGCCTTGGCCCGGGACGGTCGCTGCAGGTCGTTCGCGGCGGCGGCCGACGGTATGGGATTCGCCGAGGGCGTGGGCGTGCTGCTGGTGGAGCGGCTCTCGGACGCCAGGCGCAACGGCCACCGGGTGCTGGCGCTGGTGCGCGGCTCGGCGATCAACCAGGACGGCGCGACCAATGGCATGGCCGCACCGAACGGCGTGGCCCAGCAGGAGGTCATCCGCCGGGCGCTTGCGGACGCCGGCCTGTCCGCCGATCAGGTGGACGCGGTGGAGGCCCATGGCAGCGGTTCGGTGTTCGGGGACCCGGTAGAGGCCGAGGCGCTGATCGGCACCTACGGTCAGGACCGGTCCACCGACGAGCCGCTGTGGCTGGGCTCCTACAAGTCCAACGTGGGTCACGCGGCGGCCGCCGCCGGGGTGGGCGGAGTCATCAAGATGGTGATGGCCATGTGCCACGGCCGGCTGCCAAGGACGCTGCACGTCGACCAGCCGTCGCCGCTCATCAACTGGTCCGAGGGTGCGGTTGCCCTGCTGACCGAATCCAGGCCGTGGCCGGAGACCGGTCGTCCGCGTCGCGCGGGCGTCACCGCGATCGGGGCGAGCGGCACCAACGCGCACGTCATTCTCGAGCAGGCGCCGCCCGAGGAGACTCTCCCCGGCCCGGCGCCGGACACCTCCGCGACCGTCCCTTCGGTCCTGCCCTGGGTGCTGTCGGCCCGCAGCGCCCCGGCGCTGCGGACGCAGGCGGGCAGGCTGGCCGCGCTACTCGACTCCGAACCCGGCCTGACCCCCGCCGACGTCGGGTTCTCCCTTGCCACCACCCGCTCACTGTTCAGACACCGTGCCGTCCTGCTCGCCGGTTCGACCGTCGAGTTCCGGGCCGGGCTCGACGCCGTCATGGCTGACGACCCGACCGACCAGGTGTTCACCGGCGCCCGGCTCAGCGGTGCGACGGCTGTGCTCTTTCCCGGCAACTCCGACCCGGGCGTCCCGGGAGGTGGTGGCTGGCGTGATCTGAGCGCGGCTTTCCCGAGGTTCGGCGACTCGCTGACCGAGGTCTGCGCCGAGCTCGACGTTCGCCTCGACAACCGCGCCGGGCGGCCGTTGCGGTCACTGCTGCTGGATGGCGACGACGCCGGCCCGGCGGCCGGTCATCCCCGCCTGGGCGAGGCCGCCCGGTTCGCGCTGCAGACGGCCCTGTTCCAGCTCCTCGGGTCGTTCGGGATCGTCCCCGATCAGGTGGCCGGGACCGGCATCGGCGAGATCGCCGCCGCGCACGCCGCCGGAGTGCTGTCACTTCCCGACGCCTGTGCGCTGGTCGTGACCTACCTGCGGGAGGAGGACATGCGGGACACAGCCGGGAAAGTCGCGTTCGCGTTCGCGGCGCTCCCCGTCGTCTCCGGCCGGACGGGCACGACGGTGGCCGACGAGCGGCTCCGCTCACCCGACCACTGGGCCGGCGCGCCGTACCCGGCCCAGCCACTCGGCGACCCGCTGCGGGCGCGGGGCGTGGCCCGGTGCCTGGGCCTGGGCGCGGAGGGCGAGGTCGCCGACGCGCTGGGCCCGCCCCGGCCCGACACGACGTGGCATGTCGCGGCTCTGCGTGCTGACGTCCCCCAGCCTGTGGGGTTCCTCCGCCTCCTGGCCGAGGCGCACGTCCAGGGAACCTCCGTCGACTGGCGGCCGGCCTTCGCCGGTACCGGAGCCCGCCCCACCGACCTGCCCACGTATGCGTTTGAACACCGGCGCTACTGGCTGGACCCCGGAATCCCGGCGGCCGGCCCGGATGTCGGCGCCGGGAGTGTGCGCGTCCCGCTCGCCGGGCTCGGGTCGGTGGCGCCCGGTTTCGCCGATGACGTCGCCAGGTTGGCGCTGACCGATCCACCGGCCGCCCGGCAGGCCCTGCTGGCCGAACTGTTCGCCACCACGACGGCCCTGCTCGGTCTCGCCGACGAGGAACGCGATGACCGCCGCCCGACATTCGGTGCTGTGCGGTTGAACGAGATCGGCCTCGACTCACTGATGGCCGTCCGACTGCGGGATTGGTTACAGACCGATCTACGCAGCGACGTACCCCTCGACCGGCTCCTTGGTGGCGCGACGGCCGGGGAGGTGGTCGACCTGGTGTGCGCCCAACTCGCCGCCCGGGGGCTCGTCGCGACGGCGGGAGAGACGGCCGAGGAGACGGGGTTCGAGGTGTTGACCCTGTGA